From the genome of Gilliamella sp. wkB7, one region includes:
- the corA gene encoding magnesium/cobalt transporter CorA: protein MINAFGLKNKQLVKINENDINNATWIDLIEPEEADRDFVLTHLGQNLATSIELDDIEASARFFEDNEGLHVHSFFFYEDAEDRAGNSTVAFTVHNGRLFTLRERDLPAFRLYRMRSRYQGMNDGNPYEVLLDLFEVKVEQLADQIENIYSELEELSLIIMDRSSQEHYDEAITSLAELEDTAWKVRLCLMDSQRAVNYVVRRAKMPADQLEQAREVIRDIESLVPHNESLFQKVNFLMQAATSFINIEQSRIIKIFSVVSVVFLPPTVVASAYGMNFENMPELKWEYGYPFSLLLMLLAGVAPYIYFKLKKWL, encoded by the coding sequence ATGATTAATGCGTTTGGATTAAAAAACAAACAATTAGTAAAAATTAATGAAAACGATATAAATAATGCGACATGGATTGATTTAATTGAACCAGAAGAAGCCGATCGCGATTTTGTTTTAACACATTTAGGACAAAACTTAGCAACGAGTATTGAATTGGATGATATCGAAGCGTCAGCCCGTTTTTTTGAAGACAACGAAGGCTTACATGTGCACTCATTCTTCTTTTATGAAGATGCAGAAGATCGTGCAGGTAACTCGACGGTTGCATTTACTGTACATAATGGTCGACTGTTTACTTTACGTGAGCGTGATTTACCTGCATTTCGTTTGTATCGAATGCGTTCACGTTATCAGGGGATGAACGATGGGAACCCGTATGAAGTATTACTTGACCTATTTGAAGTTAAAGTTGAACAATTAGCTGACCAAATCGAGAATATTTATAGTGAACTGGAAGAATTAAGCTTAATTATCATGGATCGTTCATCTCAAGAACATTATGATGAAGCAATTACATCATTAGCCGAACTTGAAGACACTGCATGGAAAGTAAGACTCTGTTTAATGGATAGTCAACGTGCCGTTAATTATGTAGTACGCCGTGCTAAGATGCCAGCCGATCAATTAGAACAAGCTCGAGAGGTTATTCGCGATATTGAGTCACTTGTTCCACATAATGAATCATTATTTCAGAAAGTAAATTTTTTAATGCAAGCAGCAACTAGCTTCATCAATATTGAGCAAAGCCGAATTATTAAAATATTTTCGGTTGTGTCTGTTGTATTTTTACCTCCGACAGTGGTGGCCTCAGCTTATGGTATGAACTTTGAAAATATGCCAGAATTGAAATGGGAATATGGTTATCCATTTTCGTTGTTATTGATGTTACTTGCAGGGGTTGCACCTTATATTTATTTTAAACTTAAGAAGTGGCTATAA